A region of Natribaculum luteum DNA encodes the following proteins:
- a CDS encoding DUF192 domain-containing protein, with protein MRLVFDPGGDREVLATDVETADSLASQVRGLTFRRSIPDDYALAFRFATARTRDVHMLFVFVPIDVVWVVDGVVRRVERLRPWRGYAREEADLIVELPAGAAATVDVGDRLVLEE; from the coding sequence GTGCGACTCGTCTTCGATCCGGGCGGCGACCGCGAGGTGCTGGCGACGGACGTCGAGACGGCCGACTCGCTCGCGAGCCAGGTCCGTGGCCTGACGTTCCGGCGATCGATCCCCGACGACTACGCGCTGGCATTTCGCTTCGCGACGGCCAGAACGCGCGACGTCCACATGCTGTTCGTCTTCGTTCCGATCGACGTCGTCTGGGTCGTCGACGGCGTCGTCCGCCGGGTCGAACGGCTCCGCCCCTGGCGCGGCTACGCCCGCGAGGAGGCAGACCTGATCGTCGAACTTCCTGCGGGTGCGGCAGCGACCGTCGACGTCGGCGACCGACTCGTCCTCGAGGAGTGA
- a CDS encoding hybrid sensor histidine kinase/response regulator, giving the protein MGTTTGTIRILHVDDDPAVAELTADFLEREDDRFTVETATSASEGVDQLDADDFDCIVSDYDMPVHNGIEFLETVREEDPELPFILFTGKGSEEVASEAISAGVSDYLQKGVNTEQYELLANRILTHVERTRAQRERKRHRNAIETARERISILDVEGHFVYVNEAYADLYGYDPDEMIGHSWELTYPDDEIQEIREEILPTVEETGFWRGETIGLRADGSTFVEDHSLALTDEGEFVCTIRDVTEHQECKHKLQRSNALLSTLFEALPAGVLAEDESRTVLAVNQQMVELFEIPETPDEVIGEDCERMVEEVSDMVTDPDEFIERIDELADEPEPVHDEELVLQDSRVLARSHEPIDLPDGEGNLWVYRGISEQEHYQERLEQLYQRTRTLMHTSTTEETAQVAVDAAQEILGAPTSGFHLVNDDNHVLEPIAFADTTGAFEAAPAYERGADSDPISTIVWDLFESGDPLVIEDTREHGRIAAETPARSGFIYPLDDHGVFIISAMEPHAFDDTDTTLVEILIALLTAALDRAKRETLLREREHELERQNNRLDEFASVVSHDLRNPLNVAHGRLELAMEECESEHLDHVARAHERMVTLIDDLLTLAREGAHASDREVVHLEELSVNCWQNVDTADATLTTETTREIQADRSRLQQLLENLMRNAVEHGGDVTVTVGELDDGFYVEDDGPGIPEEARADVFKNRYSTSEDGTGLGLGIVTRVVEAHDWGIRVTEGSRSGARFEITNVEFADK; this is encoded by the coding sequence ATGGGCACGACAACTGGTACGATTCGGATCCTTCACGTCGACGACGACCCCGCCGTCGCGGAGTTGACGGCGGACTTCCTCGAACGTGAAGACGATCGATTTACTGTCGAGACGGCGACCAGCGCGAGTGAGGGGGTAGACCAACTCGACGCCGACGACTTCGACTGTATCGTGTCCGATTACGACATGCCTGTGCACAACGGCATCGAGTTTCTCGAGACCGTCCGCGAGGAAGATCCCGAACTCCCGTTTATCCTCTTTACTGGCAAGGGAAGCGAGGAGGTCGCCAGTGAGGCAATCTCCGCCGGCGTCTCCGACTATCTTCAGAAGGGAGTCAACACGGAACAATACGAATTGCTGGCAAATCGAATACTGACTCACGTCGAACGGACTCGCGCACAGCGCGAACGAAAGCGCCACCGCAACGCAATCGAGACTGCCAGGGAAAGGATCAGTATCCTCGACGTCGAGGGACACTTCGTCTACGTCAACGAGGCGTACGCGGATCTGTACGGGTACGATCCCGACGAGATGATCGGTCACTCCTGGGAATTGACCTATCCTGACGACGAAATCCAGGAGATTCGAGAAGAAATTCTCCCAACCGTGGAGGAAACTGGGTTCTGGCGAGGAGAGACGATCGGTCTTCGTGCCGATGGCAGTACCTTCGTCGAAGACCACTCCCTCGCGCTGACCGACGAGGGCGAATTCGTCTGCACGATCCGGGACGTCACCGAGCACCAGGAGTGCAAACACAAACTCCAACGCTCGAACGCCTTACTCTCGACGCTCTTCGAGGCGCTACCTGCTGGTGTACTCGCTGAAGACGAGTCACGCACTGTCCTGGCAGTCAACCAACAGATGGTCGAACTATTCGAGATACCAGAAACACCGGACGAGGTCATCGGCGAAGATTGCGAACGCATGGTCGAGGAAGTCAGCGACATGGTCACCGATCCGGACGAGTTCATCGAACGGATCGACGAGCTGGCAGACGAGCCCGAACCAGTCCACGACGAAGAGCTGGTACTTCAGGACAGCCGGGTACTCGCCCGAAGCCACGAACCGATCGACCTCCCTGACGGGGAGGGGAATCTCTGGGTGTACCGTGGGATTTCGGAGCAAGAACACTACCAAGAGCGACTCGAGCAACTCTACCAGCGGACACGAACGCTGATGCACACCTCCACTACGGAGGAGACGGCTCAGGTCGCCGTCGATGCCGCCCAGGAGATCCTTGGAGCGCCGACGAGCGGCTTCCATCTCGTGAACGACGATAACCACGTACTCGAACCGATCGCCTTCGCTGATACGACGGGCGCCTTTGAGGCAGCCCCGGCCTACGAGAGGGGGGCTGACTCCGATCCGATCTCGACGATCGTCTGGGATCTCTTCGAGAGCGGTGACCCACTCGTGATCGAAGACACTCGTGAGCATGGTCGGATAGCGGCCGAGACACCCGCCCGAAGCGGATTCATCTATCCGCTGGACGACCACGGCGTGTTCATCATCTCGGCAATGGAACCGCACGCTTTCGACGACACGGACACGACGCTCGTCGAAATCTTGATCGCTTTACTCACGGCCGCGCTGGATCGAGCGAAACGTGAGACGCTCCTTCGAGAGCGCGAACACGAGTTAGAACGCCAGAACAACCGCTTAGACGAATTCGCGAGTGTCGTGAGTCACGACCTTCGGAATCCGCTAAACGTAGCTCACGGACGGCTAGAATTAGCTATGGAAGAGTGCGAGAGCGAGCACCTCGATCACGTAGCACGTGCACACGAGCGGATGGTCACGTTGATCGACGATCTTCTCACACTCGCACGCGAAGGTGCTCACGCCAGTGACAGAGAAGTAGTCCACCTCGAGGAGTTGAGCGTGAACTGCTGGCAGAACGTCGACACGGCCGACGCGACACTCACTACGGAAACCACGCGGGAAATCCAGGCCGATCGAAGTCGTCTCCAGCAGCTCCTGGAGAACCTCATGCGGAACGCGGTCGAACACGGCGGTGACGTGACGGTCACCGTGGGCGAACTTGACGACGGTTTCTACGTCGAGGACGACGGTCCCGGCATTCCCGAGGAGGCGCGCGCGGACGTGTTCAAGAACCGGTACTCGACGTCAGAGGATGGAACCGGCCTCGGACTAGGTATCGTCACGCGGGTCGTCGAGGCTCACGACTGGGGGATTCGCGTGACGGAGGGATCTCGTAGCGGCGCACGATTCGAGATTACGAATGTCGAGTTCGCCGATAAGTAA
- a CDS encoding zinc ribbon domain-containing protein, with protein MSSTPLPATTSRDRTLEPTPVGVDVGVKNLVAAAPTNGDLEAALVIEGDHVRKRHETLVEAMQALQGAKFDTADGQTQLFAALWHQIRPQVYDAAVRVVRYAQGFSAPTLVLEDLSFCEATLWERRTADDVGTWLLPALQHAIALKAQEVGIPVTYVNPKYTTQQCHVCGCLGRLENDTLECTTEDCPVGTVCRDRSAAVSIAQRVDREGMTEVIGHHD; from the coding sequence ATGAGCAGCACACCGCTCCCCGCGACGACTTCCCGAGACCGAACACTGGAACCCACGCCGGTCGGTGTGGATGTCGGGGTGAAGAATCTCGTCGCTGCGGCCCCAACAAACGGCGACTTGGAGGCGGCGCTGGTGATCGAGGGCGACCACGTTCGGAAGCGTCACGAAACCCTCGTCGAGGCGATGCAAGCACTCCAAGGCGCGAAATTCGACACCGCAGACGGGCAGACTCAGCTGTTCGCGGCACTCTGGCACCAGATCCGACCGCAGGTCTACGATGCCGCTGTCCGCGTCGTTCGCTACGCTCAGGGATTCTCCGCGCCAACGCTCGTGCTCGAGGACCTATCGTTCTGCGAGGCGACACTGTGGGAACGTCGGACGGCCGACGATGTCGGGACGTGGTTGCTCCCGGCCCTCCAGCACGCGATTGCACTGAAAGCACAGGAGGTCGGAATTCCCGTGACGTATGTCAATCCGAAGTACACGACCCAGCAGTGCCACGTCTGTGGCTGTCTCGGTCGCCTCGAGAACGACACGCTGGAGTGTACAACTGAGGATTGCCCCGTCGGCACCGTGTGCCGCGACCGAAGTGCCGCTGTGAGTATCGCCCAGCGAGTTGACCGCGAAGGGATGACCGAGGTGATCGGTCATCATGATTGA
- a CDS encoding polymer-forming cytoskeletal protein, with translation MAFSTDPLTELVVPAGTEAQERDLVTDGDVLVGSRSTVEFGVRGQNVLAGEGVRFDGDIEAEGDCRLDMWCDVDGNVLVGEDAYLGERVHVAGELKVAGDLDIGDDVDVEEGFEANGWIVIRNPMPTIVFLFVYLKHLLLIGEDDTAQALVSELLEDEDDEPAADPLVIPRNATVSDDVWRVSTPATIGADCRLYGNVRAETIDVGSECNVFGSLRARGDVTVGSGTRIHGDVTTRDGSVTLAENARVLGDVSCEDLELGPGAEVDGTMRASGEITMQTTERDLE, from the coding sequence GTGGCGTTCAGTACAGATCCGCTCACCGAACTCGTCGTGCCGGCAGGGACGGAAGCACAGGAGCGCGACCTCGTGACCGACGGGGACGTGCTCGTCGGGAGCCGGTCGACCGTCGAGTTCGGGGTACGCGGGCAGAACGTCCTCGCGGGAGAAGGGGTCCGATTCGACGGCGACATCGAGGCCGAGGGCGACTGCCGACTCGACATGTGGTGTGACGTCGATGGGAACGTCCTCGTCGGCGAGGACGCCTACCTCGGCGAGCGGGTCCACGTCGCCGGCGAGTTGAAGGTCGCGGGCGACCTGGATATCGGTGACGACGTCGACGTCGAGGAGGGGTTCGAGGCCAACGGCTGGATCGTCATCCGCAACCCGATGCCGACGATCGTCTTTCTATTCGTCTACCTCAAACACTTGCTTCTCATCGGCGAGGACGACACCGCACAGGCGCTCGTCTCCGAACTCCTCGAGGACGAAGACGACGAACCCGCCGCCGACCCGCTCGTGATTCCCCGGAACGCGACGGTCAGCGACGACGTCTGGCGCGTCTCGACGCCCGCGACGATCGGTGCGGACTGCCGTCTCTACGGGAACGTGCGCGCCGAGACGATCGACGTCGGCTCGGAGTGTAACGTCTTCGGGAGCCTGCGCGCTCGTGGCGACGTCACCGTCGGCTCCGGCACTCGCATCCACGGCGACGTGACGACCCGCGACGGCTCGGTCACGCTCGCCGAGAACGCTCGTGTCCTCGGTGACGTCTCCTGTGAAGACCTCGAACTCGGCCCCGGCGCGGAGGTCGACGGGACGATGCGCGCAAGCGGCGAGATTACGATGCAGACGACCGAGCGCGACCTCGAGTGA
- a CDS encoding DUF5800 family protein, whose amino-acid sequence MTTLAFDEDGVDVVYEGTEFRLERELVEEAIGKSYYDVTDHEVLKIVAKQPTLQGEPRRVGDILD is encoded by the coding sequence ATGACGACTCTCGCGTTCGACGAGGACGGCGTCGACGTCGTATACGAAGGAACGGAGTTCCGCCTCGAGCGAGAACTCGTCGAGGAAGCGATCGGCAAATCCTACTACGACGTGACCGACCACGAGGTGCTGAAGATCGTCGCGAAACAGCCGACGCTACAGGGCGAACCGCGGCGAGTCGGCGACATCCTCGACTGA
- a CDS encoding hydroxysqualene dehydroxylase, with protein MTEVTILGGGVAGLSAAQELAERGFEVTVYERNRRFGGKARSFPGPGIDDGTSLPAEHGFRFFPGFYRHVIDTMERTPVESGPDASRSVADNLVPTTQMLQAVTEGTSRVMTTERPRTIEEWRDRLASIFGGGQVPPDESAFFVDRLLVLLTSCQQRFDEEYEQMPWWEFVNADAMSSAYQKYLAYGVTQSLVAMRPEVSSTRTIGRIYLQMMRGLFDDSVHADRLLNGPTNDAWIDPWVDYLEDLGVTLVPETTATALECENGRATGVRLRRDGADERVESDYYVAAVPVEVMRELTTAELESAAPSLRDLERIDTAWMNGVQFYLTRDVSTVEGHGIYYDSPWALTSISQRQFWEEFDRYDGDGAVGGVLSVIVSEWDRPGIVYGKPARECTPTELATEVWEQLKAHLNHKRTRGGHKTSVLEDENLLEWFVDPALSYDEDAGVLSNAEPLLINTVDTLQYRPPADVEIPNLVIAADYVRTHTDLASMESANEAARRAVNAILRREDHAASRCRLWEFEYPNLFEPARRHDEFQWELNLPHPGTAAPILWEGYRRAIRDPLTGIEAVTRMFSRRD; from the coding sequence ATGACAGAGGTAACGATCCTCGGCGGCGGCGTCGCCGGACTCTCGGCGGCGCAGGAACTCGCCGAACGCGGCTTCGAGGTGACGGTCTACGAGCGCAACCGCCGATTCGGCGGCAAAGCCAGGAGCTTTCCCGGTCCAGGAATCGACGACGGCACCTCCCTGCCGGCGGAGCACGGCTTCCGGTTTTTTCCGGGGTTCTACCGGCACGTGATCGATACGATGGAGCGGACGCCCGTTGAATCGGGCCCTGACGCGTCCCGGTCCGTCGCGGACAACCTCGTGCCGACGACGCAGATGCTCCAGGCGGTAACGGAGGGTACCTCGAGGGTCATGACCACGGAACGGCCGCGGACCATAGAGGAGTGGCGTGATCGGTTGGCGTCGATCTTCGGCGGTGGACAGGTTCCACCGGACGAGTCGGCGTTCTTCGTCGATCGGCTGCTGGTGTTGCTGACGAGTTGCCAGCAGCGGTTCGACGAGGAGTACGAGCAGATGCCCTGGTGGGAGTTCGTCAACGCCGACGCGATGTCGTCGGCGTACCAGAAGTACCTCGCCTACGGCGTCACCCAGTCGCTGGTCGCGATGCGCCCAGAAGTCTCGAGCACCCGCACCATCGGGCGGATCTACCTCCAGATGATGCGCGGGCTGTTCGACGATTCGGTTCACGCCGATCGTCTGCTCAACGGACCGACCAACGACGCGTGGATCGATCCCTGGGTCGACTACCTCGAGGACCTCGGCGTCACGCTCGTTCCGGAGACGACGGCGACGGCACTCGAGTGCGAAAACGGCCGCGCCACCGGTGTCCGACTCCGTCGCGACGGGGCCGACGAGCGCGTCGAGTCAGACTACTACGTCGCCGCAGTTCCCGTGGAGGTGATGCGAGAGCTGACGACGGCCGAACTCGAGTCGGCGGCACCGTCGCTCCGGGACCTCGAGCGGATCGACACCGCGTGGATGAACGGCGTCCAGTTTTACCTCACCAGGGACGTGTCGACGGTCGAAGGTCACGGGATCTACTACGACTCGCCGTGGGCCCTGACGTCGATCTCCCAGCGGCAGTTCTGGGAGGAGTTCGACCGCTACGACGGCGACGGTGCGGTCGGCGGCGTTCTCTCGGTCATCGTCTCCGAGTGGGACCGCCCGGGCATCGTCTACGGGAAGCCGGCACGCGAGTGTACGCCCACGGAACTCGCGACGGAGGTCTGGGAACAGTTGAAAGCCCATCTGAACCACAAGCGCACTCGAGGCGGCCACAAAACGTCTGTTCTCGAGGACGAGAACCTGCTCGAGTGGTTCGTCGATCCCGCTCTCAGCTACGACGAGGACGCCGGCGTGCTCTCGAACGCCGAACCGCTGCTGATCAACACCGTCGACACGCTGCAGTATCGCCCGCCGGCCGACGTCGAAATCCCGAACCTCGTCATCGCAGCCGACTACGTCCGGACCCACACGGACCTCGCGAGTATGGAGTCGGCCAACGAGGCCGCGAGGCGGGCCGTGAACGCGATCCTCCGGCGAGAGGACCACGCCGCGTCGCGTTGTCGACTGTGGGAATTCGAGTACCCGAACCTGTTCGAACCCGCCCGACGACACGACGAATTCCAGTGGGAACTCAACCTCCCTCACCCCGGTACGGCTGCACCGATTCTCTGGGAGGGATACCGACGGGCGATCAGGGACCCTCTGACGGGGATCGAAGCAGTCACTCGCATGTTTAGCCGTCGGGACTGA
- a CDS encoding electron transfer flavoprotein subunit alpha/FixB family protein codes for MVDPDEHTVDELIEELDTIEDEAKLNAILEAERGGRDRKTAREAIEERIASVGGEGDETEGEYEETAQTVGEETGGGEADDEELEEEEAGDESTAAEEPEEEDEDDELSHPTRDKRHVRALEGGHYEDVWVYCETQEGELLDVSKEMLGKARELMDDYAAEFGEEEHVVAVLIGDDVEELAEECIAYGADVAVYHEDPRLERFLHKPYTEITAHMARGQGSIESTDWREYDEPRYFLYPATNNGRDLSAQTQAELDSGLASDCSGLFIEEEEVANPVKTGEPGVRKTFERVLHMKRPDFSGFEYSTILCLDNPGRDFHPQGCSVIPGSFEPMDPDPEREGQVVEHEMDLAEDWFRVEITEHDRLEAGVDLTGHEVIVCLGRGIGDDPTQGIELGLDLVDAFEDAALGITRGIVTSSYQFEGHVEEYTKEERQIGETGQVVAPDLYVAAGVSGAVQHKVGMDESDTIVAINTDPDARIRDFSDYFVEGDLFEVLPRLVEAIEAGELRLEAVADGGDD; via the coding sequence ATGGTAGACCCCGACGAACACACGGTCGACGAGCTGATCGAGGAACTGGACACGATCGAGGACGAGGCGAAACTGAACGCGATCCTGGAGGCCGAGCGGGGCGGACGGGATCGCAAGACGGCCCGCGAGGCGATCGAAGAACGCATCGCGTCCGTCGGCGGCGAGGGCGACGAGACCGAAGGCGAGTACGAGGAGACCGCACAGACGGTTGGTGAGGAGACGGGCGGCGGGGAGGCGGACGACGAGGAACTCGAGGAAGAGGAAGCCGGGGACGAGTCCACGGCGGCTGAAGAACCCGAGGAGGAAGACGAGGACGACGAACTCTCCCACCCGACGCGAGACAAACGCCACGTCCGGGCGCTCGAGGGCGGCCACTACGAGGACGTGTGGGTCTACTGCGAGACCCAGGAGGGCGAGTTGCTCGACGTCTCGAAGGAGATGCTCGGGAAGGCCCGCGAGTTGATGGACGATTACGCCGCGGAGTTCGGCGAGGAGGAACACGTCGTGGCGGTCCTGATCGGCGACGACGTGGAGGAACTCGCCGAGGAGTGCATCGCCTACGGAGCCGACGTCGCCGTCTACCACGAGGACCCGCGACTCGAGCGGTTCCTGCACAAGCCCTACACCGAGATCACCGCACACATGGCTCGCGGGCAGGGAAGCATCGAGAGTACGGACTGGCGCGAGTACGACGAGCCCCGCTACTTCCTGTACCCGGCGACGAACAACGGCCGGGACCTCTCGGCACAGACACAGGCCGAACTCGACTCCGGGCTCGCCTCGGACTGTTCCGGACTCTTCATCGAGGAAGAGGAGGTCGCGAACCCGGTCAAGACTGGCGAACCCGGCGTCAGGAAGACCTTCGAGCGCGTCTTACACATGAAACGACCCGACTTCTCGGGGTTCGAGTACTCGACGATCCTCTGTCTGGACAACCCGGGCCGGGACTTCCACCCACAGGGGTGTTCGGTCATTCCGGGCAGTTTCGAGCCGATGGATCCTGACCCCGAGCGCGAGGGGCAGGTCGTCGAACACGAGATGGACCTCGCCGAGGACTGGTTCCGCGTCGAGATCACCGAACACGACCGACTCGAGGCCGGCGTCGACCTGACCGGCCACGAGGTGATCGTCTGTCTCGGACGCGGGATCGGCGACGATCCGACGCAGGGAATCGAACTCGGACTGGACCTCGTCGACGCCTTCGAGGACGCCGCCCTCGGCATCACTCGCGGGATCGTCACCTCCTCCTACCAGTTCGAGGGTCACGTCGAGGAGTACACGAAAGAGGAGCGCCAGATCGGCGAGACGGGCCAGGTCGTCGCGCCGGACCTCTACGTCGCGGCCGGCGTCTCGGGTGCCGTCCAGCACAAAGTCGGGATGGACGAATCCGACACGATCGTCGCGATCAACACCGACCCCGACGCACGGATCAGGGACTTCAGCGACTACTTCGTCGAGGGCGATCTCTTCGAGGTCCTCCCGCGACTGGTCGAGGCGATCGAAGCCGGCGAACTCCGCCTCGAGGCCGTCGCAGACGGGGGTGACGACTGA
- a CDS encoding DUF7097 family protein, with amino-acid sequence MEKTPRGTSVGVDDPYEFAGVCDHLTGEGTCRYAFDHYEHDPEFARERAAADYECPVVDPENEQSWADCPHFRSRNRDRECIRCGLEERRMGHSSERPLLEEHHLSYQSDGETLSHEITVYLCRWCHAKVHDSWARITDDVAPDPAAIAALEERRGRELDELGFESAAERYGDGR; translated from the coding sequence ATGGAGAAAACGCCTCGAGGAACCTCCGTCGGCGTCGACGATCCCTACGAGTTCGCCGGCGTCTGCGATCACCTCACGGGCGAGGGGACGTGTCGGTACGCCTTCGACCACTACGAGCACGACCCCGAGTTCGCCCGCGAGCGCGCCGCCGCCGACTACGAGTGTCCCGTCGTCGATCCCGAAAACGAGCAGTCGTGGGCGGATTGCCCGCACTTCCGCTCGCGCAACCGCGATCGCGAGTGCATCCGCTGTGGACTCGAGGAGCGACGGATGGGCCACTCGAGCGAGCGCCCGCTGCTCGAGGAACACCACCTTTCGTATCAGTCCGACGGCGAGACGCTCTCCCACGAGATCACGGTCTACCTCTGTCGGTGGTGTCACGCCAAGGTCCACGATTCGTGGGCGCGGATCACCGACGACGTCGCGCCCGATCCGGCGGCGATCGCCGCGCTCGAGGAGCGGCGCGGTCGCGAACTGGACGAACTGGGGTTCGAGTCGGCCGCAGAGCGCTACGGAGACGGGCGCTGA
- a CDS encoding electron transfer flavoprotein subunit beta/FixA family protein: MRSAVLTKGVPDFSEGAVSFDEDGHLERGKTPTVMNPNDAFALEAALQTKVRHGGHVSVMSMGPPGYESVLQEAMASVYADDLYLLSDRECAAADTWATAITLCSALEKYQAEVRELDLVFAGFKTADGETGQTGPQTCWGLEWPIVTHAIALDVDPDERTLRAKRLVEGDVDEIETVEAPLPCVVVTDPEFEPTYRKASHRLEHKRLRAETEARAESYDEHLTTWDHVDMNLDPDYIGLDGSPTIVSSVDPIPKAPSEREATMIEPDDRDGMERLLEEMQPFAAGD; the protein is encoded by the coding sequence ATGCGTTCCGCCGTTCTGACGAAAGGCGTCCCCGACTTCTCCGAGGGAGCCGTCTCGTTCGACGAGGATGGCCACCTCGAGCGGGGGAAGACGCCAACGGTGATGAATCCGAACGACGCGTTCGCACTCGAGGCCGCCTTGCAGACGAAAGTCCGCCACGGCGGTCACGTGAGCGTGATGAGCATGGGGCCGCCGGGATACGAGAGTGTCCTGCAGGAGGCGATGGCGTCCGTCTACGCCGACGACCTCTACTTGCTCTCCGATCGCGAGTGTGCGGCCGCGGACACCTGGGCGACTGCGATCACGCTCTGTTCTGCACTCGAGAAGTACCAGGCGGAGGTTCGCGAACTGGATCTCGTCTTTGCGGGCTTCAAAACGGCAGACGGCGAGACCGGTCAGACCGGCCCCCAGACCTGCTGGGGACTCGAGTGGCCGATCGTCACGCACGCGATCGCACTCGATGTCGATCCCGACGAACGGACGCTTCGTGCGAAACGGCTCGTCGAGGGCGACGTCGACGAGATCGAGACGGTCGAAGCGCCGCTGCCCTGCGTCGTCGTCACCGATCCGGAGTTCGAGCCGACCTACCGGAAGGCCTCGCACCGACTCGAGCACAAGCGGCTTCGCGCCGAGACCGAAGCGCGCGCCGAGAGCTACGACGAGCACCTGACGACCTGGGATCACGTGGACATGAACCTCGATCCCGACTACATCGGGCTGGACGGGTCGCCGACGATCGTCTCGTCGGTCGACCCGATCCCCAAGGCACCGTCGGAACGCGAGGCGACGATGATCGAGCCCGACGATCGAGACGGCATGGAACGACTCCTCGAGGAGATGCAACCGTTTGCTGCGGGTGATTGA